One Echinicola strongylocentroti DNA window includes the following coding sequences:
- a CDS encoding competence/damage-inducible protein A: protein MKQITAEIIAIGDELLYGQIMDTNSYWISKKLDQIGVRVVRKTTVGDNEQDILHAFNSAQNRANIILITGGLGPTKDDLTKPLMAKFFDCTIAPFSEAIADVKTFFEKRGRELTPLNKLQGHLPSKCHYVKNERGTAPGMWFEENNCVWMSMPGVPHEMQYLMENFVLPKIKSIYTLPVIYHKVIKTAGIGESWLADMIAEWEDQLPEHIKLAYLPSLGEVKLRLTAFGDDITHLQDEVNDQIEKVKPLIKNYIYGYDQESIAEAIGKMLKVTGKTVAIAESCTGGYISHLVTAIPGSSNYFNGAMIPYHNQFKTDLLGVKEETLSTYGAVSENTVIEMASMVREKFKADFGLASSGIAGPGGGSPEKPVGTVWIAVADQSGVKTKKLQLAHDRSLNIQYSALAVLNLLRKVNKNQND from the coding sequence ATGAAACAAATCACTGCAGAGATAATTGCCATTGGTGATGAGCTGCTATATGGGCAGATCATGGATACCAACAGCTACTGGATCAGCAAAAAGCTTGACCAAATCGGTGTAAGGGTAGTCAGAAAAACCACTGTGGGTGATAACGAACAGGACATTCTCCATGCCTTCAATAGTGCACAAAACCGCGCCAATATCATTCTTATCACTGGCGGGCTGGGACCTACAAAAGATGACCTTACCAAACCGCTCATGGCCAAGTTTTTTGACTGTACTATAGCACCTTTTTCGGAAGCCATAGCAGATGTGAAAACATTTTTTGAGAAAAGAGGACGTGAGCTGACACCCCTGAACAAACTTCAGGGCCATCTTCCTTCCAAATGTCATTATGTAAAAAATGAAAGGGGAACAGCCCCTGGAATGTGGTTTGAAGAAAACAACTGTGTATGGATGTCCATGCCCGGCGTGCCCCATGAGATGCAATACCTCATGGAGAATTTTGTCCTCCCAAAAATCAAATCAATATACACGCTACCGGTCATCTATCACAAGGTGATCAAGACGGCAGGAATCGGTGAAAGTTGGCTTGCAGACATGATCGCTGAATGGGAAGACCAACTTCCCGAACACATCAAGCTAGCCTATCTTCCCTCACTCGGAGAGGTAAAACTACGGCTCACTGCCTTTGGTGATGACATTACTCACCTCCAAGATGAAGTAAATGACCAAATCGAAAAGGTAAAACCGCTTATAAAAAACTATATTTACGGCTATGATCAGGAATCCATAGCAGAAGCCATCGGCAAGATGCTGAAAGTAACTGGAAAGACCGTGGCCATTGCCGAAAGCTGCACTGGCGGTTATATTTCCCATCTGGTCACGGCTATACCGGGCAGCAGCAATTATTTTAATGGTGCCATGATCCCTTATCATAATCAGTTCAAAACTGATCTGCTTGGGGTAAAAGAAGAAACACTATCTACCTATGGTGCGGTTAGCGAAAACACGGTGATCGAGATGGCAAGCATGGTCCGTGAAAAATTCAAAGCTGATTTTGGCCTTGCCAGCAGTGGAATAGCTGGTCCAGGGGGAGGCAGCCCCGAAAAACCAGTCGGAACAGTGTGGATAGCAGTAGCAGATCAAAGTGGTGTAAAAACGAAAAAGCTGCAATTGGCACACGATCGTTCACTGAACATCCAATATTCGGCACTGGCGGTCTTAAACCTGTTGCGAAAAGTCAATAAAAACCAAAACGATTAA
- a CDS encoding dihydrofolate reductase: protein MSSKNQKALILSIIVAKANNNVIGKDNQLIWRLSADLRHFKQHTTGHYIIMGRKTYESMGKPLPNRTSVVITRNNDYQVPDGHFVVHSLEKAIAIAKESGQEKVFVIGGAEIYKQSLPYVDEMIITEVNCTPEGDAFFPEFSPENWKKISEEPHTKDEKNQFDYTFVTYQKVNPPQA from the coding sequence GTGTCATCCAAAAACCAAAAGGCATTGATACTATCCATCATCGTAGCAAAAGCTAACAATAATGTAATCGGAAAGGACAATCAACTCATTTGGCGCCTTTCTGCTGACCTCCGTCATTTTAAGCAACATACCACCGGCCACTACATCATCATGGGCAGAAAAACCTATGAATCCATGGGGAAGCCTCTTCCTAACAGGACCTCTGTGGTGATCACCAGAAACAACGATTATCAAGTTCCCGATGGGCATTTTGTGGTACATAGCTTAGAGAAGGCTATTGCCATAGCAAAAGAAAGTGGCCAGGAAAAAGTGTTTGTGATCGGGGGAGCGGAGATCTATAAACAATCCCTCCCCTATGTAGATGAGATGATTATTACCGAAGTAAACTGCACTCCCGAGGGGGATGCTTTTTTTCCTGAATTTTCTCCAGAAAACTGGAAGAAAATATCTGAAGAACCCCATACAAAGGACGAAAAAAACCAATTTGACTACACCTTTGTTACTTATCAAAAAGTCAATCCTCCACAAGCATGA
- a CDS encoding DUF4412 domain-containing protein, which translates to MRTDKLFLAVLSAIFLLPVPSQGQFLKKLKKAAQEGVENAVERRVSNEVENAAQKQTDKYLEQIFGPPSDYEGGDYDYGKVISSIDMNAATEDSYHFTGYTDMEITGTDEKGKDIEPVTFRSFLSGDADFWGIEMENQEKEAEKTVMIFDHKNNASVLLMENEKGEKNYMAYGMDWSKMVESSADKEMEKMDADSVEFDIVKTGNSKTILGYPCEEYRTENDEYAANYWVSTQPIEGYASYWSKNNFLFSKKVQQKYQGYYDQLPDGDILEIHYESKEDESITDMKITEINTKEKFDFEMAEYANAMEGQ; encoded by the coding sequence ATGAGAACTGACAAATTATTTTTAGCTGTACTTTCAGCTATTTTTCTATTACCAGTGCCTTCCCAAGGGCAGTTTTTAAAAAAACTCAAAAAAGCCGCCCAAGAAGGAGTGGAAAATGCCGTGGAGCGTCGCGTTTCTAATGAAGTGGAAAATGCTGCACAGAAACAGACGGACAAGTACCTAGAGCAAATTTTTGGTCCACCATCTGATTATGAAGGAGGTGATTACGATTACGGAAAAGTGATCAGCAGTATTGACATGAATGCGGCCACAGAGGACAGCTATCATTTTACTGGCTACACGGACATGGAGATCACCGGCACTGACGAAAAAGGAAAAGACATCGAGCCGGTTACGTTCAGGTCATTTCTAAGTGGTGATGCTGATTTTTGGGGAATAGAAATGGAGAACCAAGAAAAAGAGGCTGAGAAGACCGTGATGATTTTTGACCATAAAAACAATGCGTCCGTACTGCTAATGGAAAACGAAAAAGGCGAAAAAAACTACATGGCCTACGGAATGGACTGGAGCAAAATGGTGGAGAGTTCTGCCGATAAAGAAATGGAAAAAATGGATGCGGATTCAGTCGAATTTGATATTGTCAAAACGGGCAACAGCAAAACTATCCTTGGCTATCCATGTGAAGAATATCGAACAGAAAACGATGAATATGCCGCCAATTACTGGGTAAGCACCCAGCCCATAGAAGGCTATGCTTCCTATTGGTCAAAAAACAATTTTCTCTTCTCCAAAAAAGTACAACAAAAATACCAAGGCTATTATGACCAACTTCCTGATGGTGATATCCTCGAAATCCATTATGAATCCAAGGAAGATGAAAGCATCACGGATATGAAAATCACTGAAATAAACACCAAGGAAAAGTTCGACTTCGAAATGGCCGAATACGCCAACGCGATGGAGGGGCAATAG
- the fmt gene encoding methionyl-tRNA formyltransferase, with product MNKDLRIIYMGTPDFAVPSLEILVENGWNVVAVITAPDKPKGRGQKLIPSPVKEAATNHNIPVLQPTNLKSPAFLEELAGYKADIQVVVAFRMLPEAVWDMPPRGTFNLHASLLPNYRGAAPINWAIINGEEETGVTTFFLKHEIDTGSIIFQEKETILPEDNIGTLYEKLMKRGAKLVLKTIEEIDNGEVDTFVQDETKALHHAPKIFKETGEIDWSKSARSIHNLVRGLSPYPAAWTTIQDKNCKIYTTAIVDGLKGKSPGEFSSDNKSHLHFQTGDGAIAIKELQMQGKKRMNIEDFLRGNKL from the coding sequence ATGAATAAAGACCTTCGCATTATTTACATGGGCACCCCTGATTTTGCAGTGCCGTCCTTAGAAATTTTGGTGGAAAATGGCTGGAATGTAGTAGCCGTCATCACCGCTCCTGACAAACCCAAGGGAAGGGGTCAAAAACTCATCCCCTCGCCCGTAAAAGAAGCCGCTACCAATCATAACATCCCCGTGTTGCAGCCTACCAACCTTAAATCACCAGCTTTTCTGGAAGAACTGGCAGGGTACAAGGCCGACATCCAAGTAGTGGTTGCTTTTCGAATGTTGCCAGAAGCGGTCTGGGACATGCCCCCCAGAGGTACTTTTAACCTTCACGCTTCACTTCTCCCCAATTACAGGGGTGCGGCGCCCATCAACTGGGCCATTATCAATGGTGAAGAAGAGACAGGCGTCACCACATTTTTTCTCAAACATGAAATAGATACAGGGAGCATTATCTTTCAGGAAAAAGAAACCATTCTACCCGAAGATAATATTGGCACACTTTACGAAAAACTTATGAAAAGAGGGGCCAAATTGGTATTGAAGACCATCGAAGAGATTGACAATGGTGAAGTCGACACGTTTGTGCAAGATGAAACGAAAGCCCTTCACCATGCCCCCAAAATATTTAAAGAAACTGGCGAGATAGACTGGAGCAAAAGTGCCCGGTCAATCCATAACTTGGTCAGAGGCTTATCCCCCTATCCTGCTGCTTGGACGACCATCCAGGACAAAAATTGCAAAATTTACACCACAGCTATAGTGGATGGCCTAAAGGGGAAATCTCCAGGAGAATTTTCATCAGACAATAAAAGTCACCTCCACTTCCAAACAGGAGATGGAGCAATAGCGATCAAGGAATTACAAATGCAAGGCAAAAAAAGGATGAACATCGAAGATTTTTTGCGCGGCAATAAGCTTTGA
- a CDS encoding exo-beta-N-acetylmuramidase NamZ family protein — protein sequence MKQLKLILLLIFLPTFLMGWNKSGLLFANGNAPLPHQSVILPGADQPEKYLPLLKGKKVGLVANQTSVLTQKGNQHLVDFLLENGVTVQKLFVPEHGFRGDADAGEVVKNDTDKETGIPIISLYGSNKKPSEEALMDIDILVFDFQDVGLRFYTYISTMHYVMEACAEQQKPLIIMDRPNPNGDYIDGPVLDPAFKSFVGMHPIPVVHGLTMGELAQMINGEGWLKNQVKADITVIPVANWDHSQHYSLPIKPSPNLPNDVSIRLYPSLCFFEGTNISVGRGTYFPFQVYGAPDPKYGEFTFTPESINGMSKHPPHEGKTCYGTDLRETPLSHQFTLKYLLEMYQKSGGGQQFFNNFFDKLAGTDQLRKDILAEKSEKEIMAGWKNKLDAYKIMRKQYLLYK from the coding sequence ATGAAGCAGCTAAAATTAATACTTCTCCTGATATTTTTGCCCACCTTTCTCATGGGATGGAATAAATCGGGTCTACTTTTCGCAAACGGGAATGCCCCCCTCCCCCACCAGTCCGTCATATTGCCAGGAGCAGATCAACCTGAAAAATACCTTCCCCTACTGAAAGGTAAGAAAGTAGGATTGGTCGCCAACCAAACCAGTGTCCTTACCCAAAAGGGCAACCAGCACTTGGTAGATTTCCTACTTGAAAATGGTGTCACCGTCCAAAAGTTATTTGTCCCAGAACATGGCTTTAGAGGAGATGCGGATGCCGGAGAAGTGGTAAAAAACGACACCGATAAAGAGACCGGAATACCCATCATCTCCCTCTACGGCTCCAATAAAAAACCATCTGAGGAAGCATTAATGGATATAGATATCTTGGTATTTGATTTTCAAGATGTAGGCCTGCGTTTTTACACCTATATAAGCACGATGCACTACGTCATGGAAGCCTGTGCAGAGCAGCAAAAGCCCCTGATCATCATGGATCGCCCAAATCCAAACGGAGATTATATTGACGGCCCTGTCCTGGATCCTGCATTCAAAAGTTTCGTGGGCATGCACCCCATCCCGGTGGTTCATGGCCTCACCATGGGAGAGCTTGCGCAGATGATCAATGGAGAAGGCTGGTTAAAAAACCAAGTCAAAGCAGACATCACCGTCATCCCAGTGGCCAATTGGGATCATAGCCAGCATTATTCACTTCCCATCAAACCCTCACCAAACCTCCCAAATGACGTATCTATTAGACTTTATCCTTCCTTGTGCTTTTTTGAAGGCACTAATATAAGCGTGGGCAGAGGCACGTATTTCCCTTTTCAGGTCTATGGCGCCCCAGACCCGAAATATGGAGAATTTACCTTTACGCCTGAAAGCATCAACGGCATGAGCAAGCATCCTCCCCATGAAGGCAAAACCTGCTACGGCACTGACTTGAGGGAAACGCCCCTTTCACACCAGTTTACACTAAAATACCTGTTGGAAATGTACCAAAAATCCGGTGGTGGCCAGCAGTTTTTCAACAACTTCTTTGACAAACTTGCAGGAACTGACCAGTTGCGAAAGGATATCCTCGCAGAAAAATCTGAAAAAGAAATCATGGCGGGATGGAAAAACAAATTGGATGCCTACAAAATAATGAGAAAACAATACTTGCTTTATAAATAG
- a CDS encoding ABC transporter permease — protein sequence MNLSYFIAKRISFKRTGGFTGTIHQIAVASIAIGLSILIIAFLILGGFQQVVSDKVFSFTGHYQVHKFTSHNAYENFPSSKKSQFYTNYTEYDYIRHIQDYAYKPGLLKGDEEVQGVVLKGVSHSFDQKAFSTSMVEGRFIHFEEEGSASNEVVLSRNIANKLMLTVGDKVVMYFVQDPPRYRRFDIVGIYETYLEDFDDKMIIGDIQTIRNLNGWEDDQVGGFEVFLKNPKQIDEKEEALYEVIDYDLKVDKVTTMYIQIFDWLKLLNNNVYVFLGLILFVAAFNMIAILFILIMERTQMIGLLKAIGSTNRQIRRIFVWNGVRIIGRGMLIGNLIGLGVAWLQDATQLITLDPANYYMSYVPILWNWPIVIGINVLILLVTTLVLFIPAMVISNVQPIKAIRFD from the coding sequence TTGAACCTTTCCTACTTCATTGCCAAAAGAATTAGTTTTAAAAGGACTGGCGGTTTCACTGGAACCATACACCAAATTGCCGTTGCAAGTATCGCCATAGGCCTTTCCATTTTGATTATAGCATTTTTGATCTTAGGCGGCTTTCAGCAGGTGGTTTCTGATAAGGTGTTTTCGTTTACGGGGCATTACCAAGTACATAAGTTTACCTCGCATAATGCCTACGAGAATTTCCCGAGCAGTAAGAAAAGCCAATTTTATACCAATTATACTGAATACGACTATATTCGGCATATTCAGGACTATGCGTATAAGCCGGGATTGCTGAAAGGAGACGAGGAAGTTCAGGGGGTTGTCCTAAAGGGGGTAAGCCATAGCTTTGACCAGAAGGCATTTTCCACTTCCATGGTAGAGGGACGTTTTATCCATTTTGAAGAAGAGGGAAGTGCTTCCAATGAGGTGGTATTGAGTAGGAATATCGCCAATAAGCTGATGCTTACGGTCGGGGATAAAGTGGTCATGTACTTTGTGCAGGATCCACCGCGGTATCGAAGGTTTGATATTGTGGGGATTTATGAAACCTATTTGGAGGATTTTGACGATAAGATGATCATTGGCGATATCCAGACCATCCGAAACCTAAATGGCTGGGAAGATGACCAAGTCGGCGGTTTTGAGGTGTTTCTCAAAAACCCAAAGCAGATTGATGAAAAAGAGGAGGCGCTTTACGAAGTCATCGACTATGATCTCAAAGTCGACAAGGTCACGACCATGTATATACAGATCTTTGACTGGCTGAAATTATTGAACAATAACGTTTACGTTTTTTTAGGTCTGATCCTCTTTGTAGCAGCATTTAATATGATCGCGATTTTGTTTATACTCATCATGGAGAGAACTCAAATGATCGGTTTGCTCAAAGCAATAGGAAGTACCAACAGGCAGATCAGGAGGATTTTTGTATGGAACGGGGTACGGATAATTGGTCGCGGGATGTTGATCGGTAATCTAATAGGTCTTGGTGTAGCTTGGTTACAAGATGCCACGCAATTGATCACATTGGATCCGGCAAACTATTATATGAGCTATGTGCCGATTTTGTGGAATTGGCCCATTGTCATTGGGATAAATGTGCTTATCCTTTTGGTGACCACTTTGGTGCTTTTTATACCTGCCATGGTCATCAGCAATGTCCAGCCCATTAAAGCAATTCGGTTTGATTAG
- a CDS encoding polyprenol monophosphomannose synthase produces MNHSKLVIIPTYNEKENVQDILYTVMELPGQFEVLIIDDNSPDGTAGLVKAAKVSYPNRIHLIERTGKLGLGTAYIEGFKYALANGYEYIFEMDADFSHNPKDLAQLYEACADQGNDMAIGSRYIKGVNVVNWPMGRVLMSYFASVYVQFITGLPIKDSTAGFKCYHRSVLEGIKLNKIKFIGYAFQIEMKFTAWKLGYKIVEIPIIFTDRTKGTSKMSTNIFREAVMGVIYMKIKSLFNPYKRADTAESTKYNIQSTK; encoded by the coding sequence ATGAATCACAGCAAACTCGTCATCATCCCGACCTACAACGAAAAGGAAAATGTCCAGGACATTCTCTATACTGTCATGGAATTACCCGGGCAGTTTGAGGTCTTGATCATCGATGACAATTCTCCAGACGGCACAGCAGGTCTAGTAAAAGCCGCCAAAGTATCCTATCCAAACCGCATCCACCTGATCGAAAGGACCGGAAAACTGGGATTGGGAACGGCGTATATCGAAGGATTTAAATACGCCTTGGCCAATGGCTATGAATATATCTTCGAGATGGATGCTGACTTTTCCCATAACCCCAAAGACCTCGCCCAACTCTACGAAGCCTGTGCAGACCAAGGAAATGACATGGCGATCGGATCACGGTACATCAAAGGAGTCAATGTCGTCAACTGGCCCATGGGAAGGGTATTGATGTCCTATTTTGCAAGTGTCTATGTGCAGTTTATCACCGGACTGCCCATCAAAGACAGCACCGCTGGGTTCAAGTGCTATCATAGAAGTGTCTTGGAAGGCATAAAATTGAACAAAATAAAATTTATCGGTTATGCTTTCCAGATCGAGATGAAATTTACCGCTTGGAAGCTGGGCTATAAAATCGTCGAAATCCCGATCATTTTTACCGACAGAACGAAGGGAACCTCCAAAATGTCCACCAATATATTCAGGGAAGCTGTCATGGGGGTAATTTACATGAAGATAAAAAGCCTCTTCAACCCCTACAAAAGAGCCGATACCGCAGAAAGCACGAAGTATAATATACAAAGTACAAAGTAG
- a CDS encoding tetratricopeptide repeat protein: MRLLLASICILTFCSCGGDFNQARRHFENQQFNDAISELNWVLFMKMSDVEALQLRAMSHEALEEYDEALTDYKRILQLKPRDGKAHAGIGKIYWEQEEYKRAEMNLLLAAKEDPENVDLLILLSRAMMKNENYRSADEFLKSAREIDEKNASIYFYRGIVQANLGDPMSTASQFNMYIMYAKDNLKAYYNRGFAYMRMGMTDWAKEDFDYVLGKKPDHYEALARRAVCSMGTNPGQACLDLQQAAKNGSKYAQEKLELCQ, encoded by the coding sequence ATGAGACTTTTACTTGCTTCCATTTGTATTTTGACTTTCTGTTCATGCGGTGGTGACTTCAACCAAGCAAGAAGGCATTTTGAAAACCAACAGTTCAATGATGCCATTTCGGAGCTGAACTGGGTATTGTTCATGAAGATGTCCGACGTAGAAGCGCTACAGCTGCGTGCCATGAGCCATGAGGCACTAGAGGAATATGACGAAGCACTGACAGATTATAAGCGAATCCTCCAACTAAAGCCCCGAGACGGAAAGGCCCATGCCGGCATCGGGAAGATCTATTGGGAGCAGGAAGAGTACAAGCGGGCTGAAATGAACCTACTACTGGCAGCCAAGGAAGACCCTGAAAATGTGGATTTATTGATCCTTCTTAGCCGTGCCATGATGAAAAACGAAAATTATCGTTCGGCGGATGAATTCCTGAAATCTGCCAGGGAAATCGACGAAAAAAATGCATCCATCTATTTTTACAGAGGCATTGTCCAAGCCAACCTGGGTGACCCCATGTCTACCGCTTCCCAGTTTAACATGTACATCATGTATGCCAAAGACAATCTAAAGGCATATTATAACCGTGGTTTTGCCTACATGCGCATGGGCATGACCGATTGGGCCAAAGAGGATTTTGATTACGTCCTGGGAAAAAAACCTGATCATTATGAAGCGTTGGCACGACGAGCTGTTTGTTCCATGGGCACCAACCCCGGCCAAGCTTGCCTTGACCTGCAGCAAGCAGCCAAAAATGGCAGTAAGTATGCCCAAGAAAAATTGGAATTGTGCCAGTAA
- a CDS encoding heavy-metal-associated domain-containing protein — MIKKIIIGAGVVVLLLVATLAVHIYMVTSSRPDGPNWAMSQIDFNEDLDSLKSEKIKTDLLAIEGMREARINTKSDFIILLYDRKQHNPHDLVKQVNTGYEIQASLFQPSEDQLAASCPAINKNSLTYKLGSYFEQVFTN; from the coding sequence ATGATCAAGAAAATTATTATCGGTGCTGGCGTAGTGGTATTGCTGCTAGTCGCCACATTGGCCGTTCACATTTATATGGTGACCAGCAGTCGCCCTGACGGGCCAAACTGGGCCATGAGCCAGATAGACTTTAATGAGGACTTGGATTCTTTAAAATCCGAGAAAATAAAGACGGATCTTTTAGCTATCGAAGGTATGCGGGAAGCGCGCATCAACACCAAATCGGATTTTATCATCTTACTCTACGATCGAAAGCAGCATAATCCCCACGATCTGGTCAAGCAGGTAAATACTGGCTATGAGATACAAGCCTCACTTTTCCAGCCGAGCGAAGACCAACTGGCCGCCAGTTGTCCTGCGATCAACAAGAATTCATTGACCTATAAGCTGGGAAGCTATTTCGAGCAAGTATTTACAAACTAA